The nucleotide window CGCTGATCTTCAGCTCATGCATGGGGGAGAGGGGCATGACGCCGGCGTTGTTGATGAGGACGTCGATGCGGCCAAAGGTCTCGAGCGCATAGTCCGCGAAGGATTGCACGCTGGCGAGGTCGGCCACGTCGAGAGCCTTGTACTCGGCGGTGCCACCTGCTTCGCGAATCTCGGCGACCAGCTTCTCCAGGCGGTCGGTGCGGCGTGCACCGAGGAGCAGCTTCCCACCCCGGGCGGCGAGATGGCGGGCGGTGGCTTCACCGATGCCACTGCTGGCGCCAGTGATGAGGATGACTTTGTTTTCAATGGAGATGGTGTTCATAAGAGATGGGGCTTTCAGCGGTGAAGGGTGAATTCCCTTCCGAACCGACGCTGACACCTGTAGCTCCACTGGCGAAAAAGCGCCATACACAGACCTCCAGAAGACTTGCCTGATTCTCCGGGAATGGGGAAAAGGGTTGTGGGGAAGGTGGGTGTGGTGTTGCCTAATCCTGGAATGAAACAAAAGAGTCAACCTCGCCTCTCCCGTCCCGCGCCGCCCCCGCCGCCAGCGTATCCCCGCATGGTTTCCTTGCTCTCGGAACTGGCGCAGGGAGAGGGCTTCTGTGCGTCACGGCTGCCGGGAGTGCGGTTCATGCGCGCCCCACGGCATGTGCCTCGCAGTCCCATCGCGTATGAGCCGGGCATCTTCATCGTGTGCCAGGGGAGGAAGATGGGTTACTTGGGGGGACGCACCTTTGTTTATGATGCGAACCACTATCTTGTATTATCCGTGCCGTTGCCTTTCGAGTGCGAGACGGAAGGAAGCGAGGAGGAACCCCTGCTGGGCATTTCTATCAGTGTGACACCAGCGATGGTGACGGAGTTGCTCATGCAGATGGGCACCGCGCAGCCATTGAACGGTCCGCGTCCGCAGGCGATTGAGAGCACGGCGGTGGATGAGGGACTGGCGAGCGCCACGATGCGCCTGCTGGAGGCGCTGACGAGTGTGGAGGAGGCTCGCATCCTGGGGCCGCAGATTGTGCGTGAGATCACGTATCGTGTGCTGCAGGGGAAACTGGGGCACAACCTGCGCGCGCTCTCCGCGCCGCACAGCCACTTTGGGCAAATCAGTCGTGTGCTGCAGCGCATGCATACGGAGTATGCGGAGAC belongs to Roseimicrobium gellanilyticum and includes:
- a CDS encoding AraC family transcriptional regulator, which encodes MVSLLSELAQGEGFCASRLPGVRFMRAPRHVPRSPIAYEPGIFIVCQGRKMGYLGGRTFVYDANHYLVLSVPLPFECETEGSEEEPLLGISISVTPAMVTELLMQMGTAQPLNGPRPQAIESTAVDEGLASATMRLLEALTSVEEARILGPQIVREITYRVLQGKLGHNLRALSAPHSHFGQISRVLQRMHTEYAETYEVEELAREAGMSVSTFHAHFKAVTSSSPLQYVKNVKLHKARMLMVHEGASAGAAAAEVGYESVSQFSREFKRLFGAGPAAEAKQWRGTLMRFA